CCTTCTTTCGCCTCTCTTATTTTTTGTGATAGTGTTCTTTTTCATACCGGTGGTACTCACTGTAGTGATAGCATTCACAGATATGGATTACACGCTTTCGTGGAATTTTGTGGGTTTTCAGAATTTTAAGGACATTTCCACTGATTTCATCATACCCAAAGTAATCGCAAACACTTTCATTTATACTTTTGGTACCCTAGGGATGTTTAATCTGGGAACTGCCCTTTTGCTTTCCCTTCTCACCACTTCCATAAGCGATAAATGGGGGAATTTTTTCAGAACTCTTTGGATGTTACCAAGACTCACACCATCTGTTGTTTACGGTCTTCTCTGGCTTTGGATGTTCGATCCTACTGAATACGGACTTGTAAATTTCCTGAGGAGCTTTTTCGGATTGCCACCACAGGATTGGCTCCACACCGCTCCAATGTGGATGATCATTTTCGCAAATGGGTTCATCGGAGCATCTATGGGTATGCTTGTTTTCACTGCTGCAATAAAATCCATTCCAGAAGACTACTACCGAGCTGCGAAAATCGATGGTGCAAGTTGGTTCATGATTGCACGCCGAATTACTCTTCCGTTGATAAAATGGCATCTGCTTTTCGTAACTGCTTACCAAACCCTTTCACTCCTGGCTTCTTTTGAATACATTCTCATCATAACCGATGGGGGACCGGTTTACAGAACAGAAGTTTGGGCACTTTATACCTATCACAATGCTTTCTCCCATTTTAGATTCGGTTACGGTGCTGCTCTTTCCATAATACTGGTCATTATTGGTGTGATCTCGGCATTTGTTTACATGAGATTCTTTGGTTTCGAGTCTTTGATGGAAAGACCGAAGGTCGAGGTGGAATAATGAGGCTCTCCTTCTGGCAAAGAAATTCGGAGAAAATAAGAACAATAGTGATAATATTCATTCTCTTCTTGATCACTTCTCCAATTCTAATTGGATACGTCTGGCTCGTCCTTAGATCTTTCAGTGAAGACCTTGTTAACGGATTCATTCCCACTAAGCTTACTTTAAAAAATTGGAGATTTCTTTGGCAAGAAATAAAGGGATATCCGAATATTTGGCATACCACCCTGAACACAGCATTACTTGCACTTGGTGTTATGGGAGTTGAAGTTATAATTACGAGTTTAGGAGGATATGCCCTTTCAAGATACGATTTTCCAGGGAGATCCACTATGATGAAATTCATCCTAGCCTTACACGCATTTCCTGCCATTTCGCTCATGACAGCAGTTTTCTATCTGCTTTGGACACTCAAACTTTTAGATACCCTGTGGGGAGTTATTCTTCTCAAGGCTTCTTTGGAAGTTCCGTGGGGAACTTGGATTATGAAAGGATTTTACGATGGTATACCCTGGGAACTCGAGTGGGCAGGCCTTGTTGACGGATACAGCAGATTCGAAGTATGGAGAAGGATCCTATTGCCCCTTGTGAAACCAGGAATTGCAGTTACCGCTATCTTTGCTTTCCTATCAGGGTGGTCTGAATTTGTCTTCGTGAACACATTCATCTTTTCTCAGAATTTGTGGACACTTTCGAAGTATGTGAAGGGATTTATAGGAGATTACAGATTCGCGGACTATGGACTCGTTACAGCCGTTGGGTTGTTCTACATGATACCAACCATCATTTTCTTCTTCTTTGTCAGCAAGCATATGATAAAGTTGACGATTGGTGGGGGAGTGAAAGGATAATGCCTGGTATCAGAGTAGTCAATCTGAGGAAGTATTTTGGAAAGGTGAGAGCGGTAGATGGTGTTAGCTTCGAAGTGAAGGATGGGGAATTCGTAGCGCTTCTTGGACCGTCTGGGTGCGGCAAGACAACTACTCTTTTAACTTTGGCCGGGATATATAAACCCACTTCGGGGGAGATATACTTTGACGACGTTCTTGTCAACGAAATACCTCCAAAACACAGAGAAGTTGGGATGGTCTTTCAAAACTATGCCCTGTATCCTCATATGACCGTTTTTGAGAACATCGCGTTTCCTTTGCGAGCTAGGAGATTTCCTAAAGAAGAAATAGAAAAGAAAGTTGTTGAGATAGCGAAAAAACTCCTCATAGATAACTTGCTAGATAGAAAACCTGCGCAGCTTTCAGGGGGTCAGCAACAAAGGGTAGCACTCGCAAGAGCCCTTGTGAAAGAGCCGAAAGTTCTGCTTTTCGACGAACCTTTGTCGAATTTGGATGCAAACTTAAGAATGCTCATGAGAGCAGAGATAAAACATTTGCAGCAGGAGCTTGGTATCACATCGGTTTATGTGACACATGACCAGGCTGAAGCTATGACGATGGCGTCGAGAATAGCGGTTTTCAATCAGGGAAAACTTGTTCAATATGGAACACCGGACGAGGTATATGAAAAACCGAAAAACATGTTTGTTGCCTCCTTCATAGGAAATCCCCCTACAAATTTTTTGAAAGGTTTTTCTGTTGTCGTGGCAGAAAACCAGACTATTTTGAGAAGAGACAACGTAGTTTTAAAAATACCACAAGTTGTACGTACCGATTTAAAGGAAGTGGTAGTGGGAATCAGGCCTGAACATTGTAAGATATCTTACAAGCGTGAAGAAAACGCTATTCCGGGAAATGTATACGTTGTAGAACCTTTAGGAAGAGATATAATAGTGAATGTGCAAACAGAGCACGGAGAGTTGATAAAGGTTTTTGGCGAGCTCGGTAAAATACCGCAGCCAGGGGAGAAGGTGTTCCTCGTTCCGTCCGTAGAAAAGCTACATTTGTTCGATCCACAAACTGAGGAGACGATCTTCTAAAGAAGGTGCGGTGATGATCAAAGGAATAGGAACGAACGTCGATACGAGAAGGGTGAACGGATCGATAAAGAGATTGGTGAGTGAGCTTGAATTCTTCAAGAGTATTGGCTTTGATTACGTGGAGATACCGGCAGCAGGACTCGATGTCATTGCTAGAGGTCGCATCATCAGGAAAAGGTTGGAACGAGTAAAGGAACTACTTTCCAATTACAATTTTCGTTACACGGTACACGCCCCTGATGTTATCAACCTCAAGATAAAAACAAATCCCTGGCATTACAAGGTTATGGAGGCTACTATAGAGTTTGCCGGAGAGATAAAGGCAGAAGTGGTGGTATACCATTACGGTGATGTAGACCATTCCATAGACATACCTGAAAGGTTGCAGAGAAAAGCGGAAATTAACGCCCTCGGTGAACTCGCAGAATTCGCAAGAGAGAAGAACGTTGTGATAGGAATTGAAAATGTAACCCATTCCGTTTCCGAGGTGTTAGAACTTGTAAAAACAGTGAATCATCCTAACGTTAAGTTAGTCATAGATGTAGGGCATCTCTTTATCTTTACAAGTTACACAGGGATCAATTTTTATGGAGAGTTGAAAAAAGGTCTCCCACATGCTGTAGAATTGCACCTCAGTGATAATTTTGGTGAATCGCCTCAGACGTATCAAAAGATTCCGGATATAGAAGCCTTTCGTTTTGTTTATGGAATAGGGGACCTCCATCTTCCCATTGGGGAAGGCGATATCCCCTACAACAAAGTGTTGAAAATCATAAGGGAATCTGGTTTCGATGGAATCGTCATATTGGAGATAAATTCGATGGATAGATTTGCCGACGAATATGCGGATTCTTTGAATCTGCTTCGAAAGAGACTCATTTTGAATAGCAACAGAAAAAGAAAAAACAGATCAAGATAGGAAGTTTTATCTTTACTAAAGGAGGGGTTTTGTGTCAAAGGTTCATGAAACAGTGGAAAAAATCGAAAAATTGATAGAAGAAATGAATCTGAAGAAGGGTGATAGACTTCCTTCGGAAAGAGAGTTGTGTGAACGAACGGGTGCTTCACGAATAATCGTAAGAGAAGCTCTGAGCTTTCTGAAAGCTTCAGGAATCATCAAAAGTAGAAGAGGGAGCGGAAATTACATTGTAAGACTTCCCAGGGAAAAAAACAGTAGATCAGAAAATTTTGAGCTTTTTTTAGAGTATGATATAGATGAATTGGTGAACGCTCGTGAGTTTTTGGACAAAGCAATTGCGGAATTTTGTCTTCACAATTTTACTCTTCAAATGATAGAGGATATGGAGCGGTTTCTTTCCATGATGAAGGAAAACTACAAGCGAAAGAATTTCCAATCTTTGACAGAGGCAGATATAATGTTTCACAAAGTGTACATAAAAGCAGCGCGGAATCCCATCATTTCATCTTTAGCGGGTAATTTGTTGGAATACATGAAAAGCCGTATCTGGTATGTTCTGAAAAAGGATTATCTGGCAGATTCGGAATATCAGAAAAGATCCATAAAGTTTCATGAGGATATACTCAATGCAATAGTCTCAAATAACAAAACGCATCTTCTAAAGGCTATAGAAAATCATTACAAAAACATCCTCGATCATCTAAGCCTTTGAGTTTCGTTCAATAGGTACTCTAGCAACTATCCATAAAATCTTTCTATCTTTCTTATGGTAGTCAGAATATCTTCTGAAAATTTGGAATCCTCTCTTATAAAAACAGGTGGTTCACCAAGAGGAGCGGGGATCTCCACCCATCCTCCTTTGAATGTTTTTTGGGACCAAATGTGTACCCATTTTTCTCCTCGTGGCAAAAAGACTCTCCACCATCTCTTACCATGTTTCAAAACGGGAGCCACTAGTATGTCGTCTCCAAAGAGATATTGGTATTTTGTCCTCCAAGACTCAAGATCCTCGGGATAGTTTAAAAACAGAGGTTTCACAACTGGTAAGTTGTTTTTCAGAGAAGTGTTGAATTGTTCTTTTATATATTGAATAAGGGACACGTGTACATTTGCCATTTTCGAGAAATGTTTTAGTATATCGTCCTGTGTGTCAAATTGAATATTTTTCAATGGTCGATTAGTTTGATGGGTACGCATGACAGGAGAGAAAGCTCCCACTTCGGCCCATCTCATAAACAGTTCGGGAGTTCTTTTCAACCAAAATAGAGAAGTGTACCCTCCTATATCAAAATGCATGAACCTTACGCCAGAAAGACCAGAACTCAACATAGCTGGAACAACGGTTGGTAATCCATCGCTTTTTGACCAATCGACGTTTTGATCTCCTGCCCAAAAGCATGGGCAAAATTTGGTTGATCCGAGGAATCCCGATCTCATGAAATAGATAATACTTCTCGATGATTCTTTTACAGCTTCAAAGTTCAACCTTGCCCACTCTACTGGATATTTATTATGGAACTCAACGGCTGACGAGGTTTTCAAAAGAGCATCTAATGGTAAATACTCCCCGAAATCGGCCATCCAACCATCTATACCTATCGATATCATATTCCTTACTATTACCGACTTGTACCATTCGAATGCTTCCGGATTGCTTAAATCTAAAAGCCCGGCTGGGAATGTTGTAACAATAATGTCGTAGACACTACCATCTCTTTTCTTAACTAAATAGCCGTTTTTGGCAGCTTCCTTGTACATTTTCCCATCTTTTATCAAGAACGGGTTTATATAAGCCAAAAAATGGATGCCCATTTCCCTCCATTTTGAGATATACTCCGGCAGATCGTGGTAATCCTCCCTGTCGTATTCCCAGTTCCAGTACACTTGTCTTCCAAACTTGGTGTACACTTTTCCAGACCAATCTTGACACCAAATAGCATGAAGAGGGATATCCCACTTTTTGGCTGTTTCAATGACTTTTTCAGCTTTTTCTATTCCTCCTTGGGAGGCTAACCATACACCAAACATCCAATCTTCATACTCAAATATTCCACCGAAAATTTCATAGAATTTTCTCACCATATCCTCTATTGAACCTTCGAGGAATATGACGCTACACTTGTTATTCCATATTTCAAAAGTAGCAACATCTTTCAATTCAATCATTACAGGAGTAAAGACTTTCAAGACGATTCCGTATCCTTTGTTGGAGAAAAAAACTGGTTGAGGAAAATATGTAGTGTACCAATCTCCCCTCACTCCTTTTAGTGCTGCAAGGAGGGATATTAAGTTTTTTCCTCTGCCAACTCCCTGTTCTTGCACAAGCAATGGAAATTTTTTCCCTCTCAAATTGAGTTCGTTGTATTGTTCCCCACCTCCGAAGATGATCTCATCATCTTCCAATTCGATCTCCATTATTATTCTGTTACTTGTTTTGTTCCCATTGATCTCTATTTCTAAGGGGTCTTCAGAAACCACCCTTAAGGTTCCCTCAAATTTTTTCTTTTCTTTTAAAACCGATTTTATGAGGTAGTGTCCATGGTGTTCTTTAATTTCTACCTCTCCAGTACCTTCCCATAACCTTTCTGAGGAAAACAGGATTCGATCCTGGATTTTAATGTAAAATTTATTCTTAGAGGGATTGAATATCACCATTTCTAAACACCTTCCATCCTTTCATTTTCGCAAATCTTATCAGTGGATTTGCAAAAGATCCGTATCCTAAAACGACATGATGCGGGAACCCATTTTCCACGAGAACTTTTAAGGTTTTCACAGGGTCTTTTACCTTGACTCTCACGTATGTTCCTTTTAACTCTTGCTTAGTGGGAATGGCTTCGCCTTCAGTTACAAAAAGTCTCCATTCCCCATCCATATGATCTACTCGAGCAATGGTAACATGTCCTGGCTTAAGGACAAAATCCGTGGTTACACCTTTTCCGCCTGCAAAATAGGTTTCCAAAGATTTTCTTGATTTGCCATCCCAAAGTGTATGCGGCGCTACTCCACAATGCCACATTAGAAAAGTTGAATCCTTTTCGATGATCTGACTAATATCTGAAAGGTAAACATCCTGACATCCAATTGCTTTGAGCATCAACATAGTAATAGCTCCTAGTATATCACCTTCGCAGCTTAAAACGAAGTCATTTGCCATATTCCATGCCATAGCAGCACAAGGTGATATCCCGTAATGGGTAGCAAACTCTGGCCAACATCTAATAGCTAAAGCATCAAAGTTTCCTGTTTCTATGATTCTTTTCAAGGAAATAGCCAAATTGCATACTTTATTTTTTTTGTCTTCAGAAAGCTTACTCGTATCGTAAATCTTTTCCATTTCACGCTTCAGAGTTTTTAAAGATTCATCATCCGCTCTTATATTAAAGGCAGTGTTCAAGGGAATGTATTCTACCATCACATTCAACTCTTTTAAAAGAAGGGGTTCGTAAATGTCAATGTTCAAGAAAGTTTTTGCATGCCCCCCTAGAACTCCTATTTTCGATCCTTTCAGTTTTTTGCTGATTTTTATGACATCAATCCATTCTTTGAACTCTCGGTGAAAAGATTTGTCTTTTGATGAACCGTAAATGAAATCAACATCCTTTCTTCCAATTTTTTTCAAATTAGATACGTCAAGATGCGCTCCTACTAAAGAGTTGAGTTTTACCCTCCCTTCTGAAGAATAAGGGGGCTCAGGGACTGCCCAACAAAGCATTGGAGTTTTTGGAAATTCTTGCGAAAGAAGAAGAGCAATGTTACCAAGATGAAAGGTTAAGCTCATGATTACCATACCGTCTATGTCTATCTTCTTCGAACGATTTAAAAACGCTTCTAAATTTTCTGGGTACTCTACAACATCCGGTGGTATGATCCAATTGACCTCTTTGTATTTTCTTAGGATATTTAATTCTTCTTCAAATATGCTCCTTCCTTCAGACACCTCATATGTACTTCTCACGGCTGGAACAAGTAGAAGATTGATCATAGATATCACCCCTGATCGAATATGATAGTTTTTATTTCCATCATCTCTTCTAACGCAAATCTGATCCCTTCTCTTCCTATTCCGCTTTCTTTGTATCCACCATATGGCATGAAATCTGCCCTATATCGCGGGCCTTCGTTTATTAAAACACCACCAAATTCCAGTGTTTCGATAGCTCTAAACGCTTCATCGATTTTTGAGGTGAAAACTCCCGCTTGAAGGCCATATTTTGTGGAATTCGCTTCTTTAAGGGCTTCGTCAAAACTCTCAAAAGCATTTACAGCAACTGCCGGACCGAAGAGCTCTTCAGTCATCATTTTTGTATCTTTTGGTACGTGTAGCAGAACTGTTGGTTGAATCAGGGTGTCTTTCCTGTTCCCTCCTATTCCTATTTTGGCGCCCTTTTCTACCGCTTCTCTTATCCATTCCTCTATTCTAATGGCGTTGGCTTCATCTATTACTGGCCCCATATCAGTTTCTTCCTTCATGGGATCCCCCGTCTTTAATTTGCTCACTTCTTTTATGAGTAGATCCACAAAATCTTCGTATATAGTCCTCTGAACATAGACTCTTTGAACAGAAATGCAAACTTGTCCAGCCTGTGAAAATCCACCAGATACTGTGGCTTTTACTGCCTTTTCAAGGTTTCCGGTTTCTGTTACTATAAGTGGACTGTTGGACCCAAGCTCCAATGCAACTTTTTTGAGGCCGGCATTTTGCATTATCATTTTTCCTACTGAAACACTCCCTGTAAAACTAACCATTCTTATCCTTCTGTCTCTTACGATGGCAGTTCCCACCTTTCCACCCGGTCCTGTTAGAATACTCAGGGCTTCAGGAGGAAGACCTGCTTCAAGTAGTATCTCCCCTAGAATCAAATTCGTGAGAGGATCTTGGGTAGGAGGTTTTATGATAACAGCGTTTCCAGCCGCTATGGCAGGACCTATCTTGTGAGCACAAAGGGCTAACGGAACGTTGAAAGGTACTATAGCAGCCACTATACCAACAGGTTCTCTTATAAAGTATCCTTTCTTTTTTTCGGAACCTTTCAGAGAATCAAAAGGTAAGGTCTCGCCATGAATCCTTTTTGCCTCTTCCGCTGACAATCTGAACAGGCCAGCAGTTCTGAGTACTTCTGCTCTGGCCTCTCTTATAGTTTTTCCGGATTCTTTGACAAGAAGAACCGACATTTCTTCGGATCTTTTCTCGATCAGTTCCGCTGCTTTTTCCAATACCTCAACTCGTTTCCAAATCGGAGTTTTTTTCATCACTTTTGCCCCTTCGACGGCTTTACTAATGGCCTCTTCTATATCCTCTTCTGTGGCTATGGGAACTGTACCAACCACGCTTCCATCATAAGGATTTAAAACCTCTATTTGCTCATCTCTATCTATCCATTTCCCAGCAACAAGCATCTTCATGATTTCACCCTCCCAGTTTGTAGATTTTGTACGGAATAATTTGGGACGCGTTTGGGATAACAGCGATTTCTTTTTCAGAAGAGACAATTTTGAGAACCTCACGTGTGTTTTCTAAAGGATGAAAAAACATTTTTCTTAGTTTTTCTCCGGGTAAAGATGAAAGTATGAATACTTTACATTTAGTAAGAGTGCGAGCCAATAAAAATGCTTTATGAGGCCCTGCCTTAAAATTTGAAAAATCAAAATTCTTTATAACATCCTCTGGGGAAGAGGCTTTTTCGAGGATTTGAACGTATCCTCCTTCGTCACCAAACCCGTTCGAACATTCCGCTAAAAGTAATATTTTCCCTCCCGACTTGCAAAATTCTTGGGCAACAACTAAAGCTTTCTGGGATTGATAAAGATCTATGTCTCTGGGATATCCTCCTGGGGACACTATTACCGCACTGTAGAGCTTCTTTATAGGCATCCCACTAATATCTTTTACAAAATGGCATGCTTTCCGATGAGATTCTGGATGGCTTCCAATAAACAGTTTTATTATTTCTTTCCTCTCATTCGTGACGGCGTTTATCAGAAGATCCAAACCTACCATGTTTCCTATTTCATCTATTTCCTCTCTCACTGGATTTCCTTTGATAACTCCTATTTTTGCAAAAGGGGAAGCGAGTTTGGAATGATTCTTGCTCACGGTTTCCCTTCCACCTAACCCTATTGCCACTCCTTTCGCACCACCTGAAAAACCCGCGAATTGGTGCTCTTCCACGAGAGAGAGGACGATTTTAAGATCGGATTCCACGAAATATTTCATGATCCATACAGGCGTATTGAAAGAAGTTTTCCCCACAAAGGTTAACGTCTCTCTCTTATCCGCGTTGTGTACAAGAATTTTTATCTCGCGACTTTTAATTGGAATAAGTTCAGTTATTTCTTCTTTTGATGGGCTTCTATGAAGTCCTGTCCCCACACATATGCGTATTTCCTTTGCTTTTTTTCTCGATAGAATGTTCACTAAAGGTGGAAGTAAGTCTTTTGATATGTTAGGTCGTGTCTGATCAGGAATAGCAACTGCTACTGTTTTCCCAGAAACATGAAGTTCCTTGAAGGCTTTCTCGAGTTCTTCTTTAACTTCTTTCTCATCCATGCGGGGGAAATTCCCCCGCTGTCTCTCTAAAAGTTCGATTTTTAAATTTTTCGGAAATGTTAAAATAATCTCACTTTTGCCGTAAGGAAGCACTATTTCCATTATCAAGCGCTCCTGTAAAGTTTTGTTAAAACGAATTCCTTGTGGTTAAGTGTTTCTGCTCTCACCATACGCCCATTTGCTGTTTCCACAACTCTCTGCCAAAGTTTGTCAGCTGCTTCATCTATGCTTACTCCTTCTGTTAATACTGGCGAAACATCGATGTCTATATGTTCTGACATAACACGTGCAGTCTTCGGATTTGCTGTGATTTTCACGACGGGTATTATAGGATTTCCTATAGGATTTCCTTGCCCGGTTGGGAAAAGATGAATTACGGCACCGGCTGCTGCAAAGAGTGTAACGGCTTCTGCAGCAGCGGATGAAGTGTTCATGAAATACAGTCCTTTTCCTGGAACATCCTCTAAGAAATCTAAAGCACCATCTATCATGGCGTTTCCAATCTTCTGAATATTTCCAAGAGCTTTCTCTTCTATCGTACTCAAACCGCCTGCAATGTTTCCTTCAGTAGGTTGTGATCCAAGGAGATCTACACCTTGTGATTTAATCAATTCCTGATATTCATTGAAAATCTTCAAGAATTTTTCTTTGTCTTCTTTTTTCTTGAATCTAGAAGCTATGATATGCTCGGCACCTGTCAATTCTGTTGTTTCTCCGAAAAGTACCGTTCCACCTATTTCGAGGAATCTCTCAGTGAATCTCCCTACTACTCTGTTTGAGCCGAGTCCTGAAGTGGTATCCGATTCTCCACATTTCAAGCTTATTGTAATTTCACTGATATCCACCGGTTCTCGTTTCAAGTTGGTGGTATCTTCTACCATTTTTACAGCAACTCTTGAGACTTTTTCAATTGTTGCGAGTTGACCATATCCCTCCACCCAAAAGGCTTCGACAGGTTTTCCTGTTTTGGCTATTCCATCTGCCACTCTGTGAGTCCATTTTGGCTCGATACCAACAACTATTACCGCAGCGACATTTGGGTTGGATCCCGTTCCTATAAGTGTTTTGAAGAAAAGTTCCAAGTCTTTCCCAAACTGAAGTCGTCCGTATGGATGTGGAAGAGCAAGAGTACCAGCAATGGATTTTTCCACAGCTTCAACAACGGCATTTGATATATCGTCAACCGGTAATAGAAGAACGTAATTCCTGACACCAACCTTTCCATTTTCTCTCACATAACCAAGTATTGTTCTTTCCATTTTTATCACCCCCATCTCAGGCTTCGTATGTTGTGAACGTGAACATGGGAACCTTTGGTAATGTTTTTTGTAGCCTTACCTATTACTTCTCCGTATTCTTTTATTTTTTCTCCTTCTTTGATGTCCCTCAATGCTATTTTGTGACCGAGTGGAATATCCTCTCTGGTTTCCAATTCGTAAAATTTTTCTCCTTCAAGTGTTTTTCCTTTTATTTTTTCATTGGCAGATATGTCACGAACTGCTATTCCTACGTCATCTCCCTCTTTGTGAACCAAAAAATCCACTACCATTTCTGTATCACCTCCTGTATATGCTATCCCACGCTTCAGAAAAGATTTGAAGTCCCAGTTTTGTATACGGATTGTCAAAGGCTCTCCTGTAAACTTCGAACCCCGCTGTCACAATGTCAGCTCCTGACATGGCTGCTTCTATGAAGTGCCTTCCAGATCTAACAGCAGCGACTATTATCTGGGATTTGTAACCGTATCCTTTTACAGCTTGAACGATTTGTTTCAAAAAATCTGTGTTCATTTCCCCTCTTTCTTCTCTCCATCCCACAAAAGGGCTTATATAAAAAGCCCCTAGCCGAGCAGCTTGGACCGCCTGAACCATGTTGAAAACCAGAGTCACATTCACTTTCACTCCCTTAGGGCTCAATTCTGCTAAAGCTTCAAACCCATTCTCTGTAGCTGGAATTTTTATTGCAAAATTTTCTGAGATCGCTGCTAACGAAAGAGCCTCCTGAACGATTTCTTCTGGAGAATCTAAATGTGGATTGACTTCTAGACTCACGGTGATATGCGTTCCTTCGACAAGTTTTTTCACTTCTTTGGCAAAATTTTCTACTGTCATTCCTGCATTCATCAAATGCCTTGGATTCGTTGTCACACCATCGATCTTCCATTTTTTAATGGCGTACTCAATCTCATCCAGTTTGGCACTATCGAGAAAGAATTTCATTGTATCGACACCTCCTTATCCTTTAATGCCCCCTGCTGACAAACCCTTTATTATGTACCTTTGAAAACCTAAAGTTATGGCAAAAACGGGAATGAGCATAATTGTTCCAGCGGCCGAAAGTTGACCCCACAATGGAGCATATTGACCAAGGAATCCGTTAACTGCAACAGGTGCCGTCTTTGCCCTCACACCGGTTAAAACTAAAGCGTAGATAAACTCGTTCCATGACATGAGGAATGTAAAAACAGCAGCTACAACAATCCCAGCTGATGCAAGAGGGAAGAATATCCTCCAATATATTTGGAAATCTTTGCAACCATCTATTTTTGCAGCTTCTTCAAAATCGCGCGGTATGCCTTCAAAAAATGGTAAAAGCAAAGCCACAGCATATGGAAGGTTGAAACTGATGTGTGCTAGAGATAATCCTAAAATATTGTCACTGAGGCCCATTTTCTTGAAGATTAGATAGAAAGGAAGTGACAACGTTATTTGTGGTACCATTCTCAAAAGAAGTAGCAAGAAAATAATGCCGTCATTTATTTTGAATCTGTACCTGGATAATCCATAAGAGGCCATTGAACCGAAGAAGACAGAAACAAAGGAAGAAATACTTGCGGCTATCAAGGAATTTTTCAAGCCACGAACAAAATCCTCATTTTCGAACACTTTTTTATAGCTCGCAAGAGTAGGTTTAAAATAGAAAGGATTTCTACTCCAGATGTCTATGTCTTTTTTAAAACCGTTTAGAACAACTATAAGAATTGGAAAAAGTTCTACAACTACTATGAAAAGGGCAATAAAAAAGATGATCCATCCCATTGTTCTTTTTCTCATAGTGTCTCACCACGCAAACCTCTTTTAACAACGAAGTAAGA
The Thermotoga sp. KOL6 genome window above contains:
- a CDS encoding UxaA family hydrolase, with amino-acid sequence MVVDFLVHKEGDDVGIAVRDISANEKIKGKTLEGEKFYELETREDIPLGHKIALRDIKEGEKIKEYGEVIGKATKNITKGSHVHVHNIRSLRWG
- the larA gene encoding nickel-dependent lactate racemase — encoded protein: MEIVLPYGKSEIILTFPKNLKIELLERQRGNFPRMDEKEVKEELEKAFKELHVSGKTVAVAIPDQTRPNISKDLLPPLVNILSRKKAKEIRICVGTGLHRSPSKEEITELIPIKSREIKILVHNADKRETLTFVGKTSFNTPVWIMKYFVESDLKIVLSLVEEHQFAGFSGGAKGVAIGLGGRETVSKNHSKLASPFAKIGVIKGNPVREEIDEIGNMVGLDLLINAVTNERKEIIKLFIGSHPESHRKACHFVKDISGMPIKKLYSAVIVSPGGYPRDIDLYQSQKALVVAQEFCKSGGKILLLAECSNGFGDEGGYVQILEKASSPEDVIKNFDFSNFKAGPHKAFLLARTLTKCKVFILSSLPGEKLRKMFFHPLENTREVLKIVSSEKEIAVIPNASQIIPYKIYKLGG
- a CDS encoding aldehyde dehydrogenase family protein, translating into MKMLVAGKWIDRDEQIEVLNPYDGSVVGTVPIATEEDIEEAISKAVEGAKVMKKTPIWKRVEVLEKAAELIEKRSEEMSVLLVKESGKTIREARAEVLRTAGLFRLSAEEAKRIHGETLPFDSLKGSEKKKGYFIREPVGIVAAIVPFNVPLALCAHKIGPAIAAGNAVIIKPPTQDPLTNLILGEILLEAGLPPEALSILTGPGGKVGTAIVRDRRIRMVSFTGSVSVGKMIMQNAGLKKVALELGSNSPLIVTETGNLEKAVKATVSGGFSQAGQVCISVQRVYVQRTIYEDFVDLLIKEVSKLKTGDPMKEETDMGPVIDEANAIRIEEWIREAVEKGAKIGIGGNRKDTLIQPTVLLHVPKDTKMMTEELFGPAVAVNAFESFDEALKEANSTKYGLQAGVFTSKIDEAFRAIETLEFGGVLINEGPRYRADFMPYGGYKESGIGREGIRFALEEMMEIKTIIFDQG
- a CDS encoding UxaA family hydrolase; this encodes MERTILGYVRENGKVGVRNYVLLLPVDDISNAVVEAVEKSIAGTLALPHPYGRLQFGKDLELFFKTLIGTGSNPNVAAVIVVGIEPKWTHRVADGIAKTGKPVEAFWVEGYGQLATIEKVSRVAVKMVEDTTNLKREPVDISEITISLKCGESDTTSGLGSNRVVGRFTERFLEIGGTVLFGETTELTGAEHIIASRFKKKEDKEKFLKIFNEYQELIKSQGVDLLGSQPTEGNIAGGLSTIEEKALGNIQKIGNAMIDGALDFLEDVPGKGLYFMNTSSAAAEAVTLFAAAGAVIHLFPTGQGNPIGNPIIPVVKITANPKTARVMSEHIDIDVSPVLTEGVSIDEAADKLWQRVVETANGRMVRAETLNHKEFVLTKLYRSA
- a CDS encoding fucose isomerase, producing the protein MINLLLVPAVRSTYEVSEGRSIFEEELNILRKYKEVNWIIPPDVVEYPENLEAFLNRSKKIDIDGMVIMSLTFHLGNIALLLSQEFPKTPMLCWAVPEPPYSSEGRVKLNSLVGAHLDVSNLKKIGRKDVDFIYGSSKDKSFHREFKEWIDVIKISKKLKGSKIGVLGGHAKTFLNIDIYEPLLLKELNVMVEYIPLNTAFNIRADDESLKTLKREMEKIYDTSKLSEDKKNKVCNLAISLKRIIETGNFDALAIRCWPEFATHYGISPCAAMAWNMANDFVLSCEGDILGAITMLMLKAIGCQDVYLSDISQIIEKDSTFLMWHCGVAPHTLWDGKSRKSLETYFAGGKGVTTDFVLKPGHVTIARVDHMDGEWRLFVTEGEAIPTKQELKGTYVRVKVKDPVKTLKVLVENGFPHHVVLGYGSFANPLIRFAKMKGWKVFRNGDIQSL
- a CDS encoding carbohydrate ABC transporter permease, with translation MRKRTMGWIIFFIALFIVVVELFPILIVVLNGFKKDIDIWSRNPFYFKPTLASYKKVFENEDFVRGLKNSLIAASISSFVSVFFGSMASYGLSRYRFKINDGIIFLLLLLRMVPQITLSLPFYLIFKKMGLSDNILGLSLAHISFNLPYAVALLLPFFEGIPRDFEEAAKIDGCKDFQIYWRIFFPLASAGIVVAAVFTFLMSWNEFIYALVLTGVRAKTAPVAVNGFLGQYAPLWGQLSAAGTIMLIPVFAITLGFQRYIIKGLSAGGIKG
- a CDS encoding transaldolase family protein → MKFFLDSAKLDEIEYAIKKWKIDGVTTNPRHLMNAGMTVENFAKEVKKLVEGTHITVSLEVNPHLDSPEEIVQEALSLAAISENFAIKIPATENGFEALAELSPKGVKVNVTLVFNMVQAVQAARLGAFYISPFVGWREERGEMNTDFLKQIVQAVKGYGYKSQIIVAAVRSGRHFIEAAMSGADIVTAGFEVYRRAFDNPYTKLGLQIFSEAWDSIYRR